Proteins found in one Hordeum vulgare subsp. vulgare unplaced genomic scaffold, MorexV3_pseudomolecules_assembly, whole genome shotgun sequence genomic segment:
- the LOC123420612 gene encoding photosystem II CP43 reaction center protein, which translates to MKILYSLRRFYHVETLFNGTFVLAGRDQETTGFAWWAGNARLINLSGKLLGAHVAHAGLIVFWAGAMNLFEVAHFVPEKPMYEQGLILLPHLATLGWGVGPGGEVLDTFPYFVSGVLHLISSAVLGFGGIYHALLGPETLEESFPFFGYVWKDRNKMTTILGIHLILLGLGAFLLVLKALYFGGVYDTWAPGGGDVRKITNLTLSPSVIFGYLLKSPFGGEGWIVSVDDLEDIIGGHVWLGFICVFGGIWHILTKPFAWARRAFVWSGEAYLSYSLAALSVFGFIACCFVWFNNTAYPSEFYGPTGPEASQAQAFTFLVRDQRLGANVGSAQGPTGLGKYLMRSPTGEVIFGGETMRFWDLRAPWLEPLRGPNGLDLSRLKKDIQPWQERRSAEYMTHAPLGSLNSVGGVATEINAVNYVSPRSWLSTSHFVLGFFFFVGHLWHAGRARAAAAGFEKGIDRDLEPVLYMNPLN; encoded by the coding sequence ATGAAAATCTTATATTCCCTGAGGAGGTTCTACCACGTGGAAACGCTCTTTAATGGAACTTTCGTTTTAGCTGGTCGTGACCAAGAAACCACCGGCTTTGCTTGGTGGGCTGGGAATGCCAGACTTATCAATTTGTCCGGTAAACTACTTGGAGCTCACGTAGCCCATGCCGGATTAATCGTATTCTGGGCCGGAGCAATGAACCTATTTGAAGTGGCCCATTTCGTACCAGAAAAGCCCATGTATGAACAAGGGTTGATTTTACTTCCACACTTAGCTACTCTAGGTTGGGGAGTAGGGCCAGGGGGGGAAGTTCTAGATACTTTTCCATACTTTGTATCTGGCGTACTTCACCTAATTTCCTCCGCAGTCTTAGGCTTCGGTGGCATTTATCACGCGCTTCTGGGACCCGAGACTCTTGAAGAATCTTTTCCATTCTTTGGTTATGTCTGGAAAGATAGAAATAAAATGACTACAATTTTGGGTATTCACTTAATTTTGTTAGGTCTAGGTGCTTTTCTTCTAGTACTCAAGGCTCTTTATTTTGGCGGTGTATATGATACCTGGGCCCCTGGGGGGGGAGATGTAAGAAAAATTACCAATTTGACCCTTAGTCCCAGTGTTATATTTGGTTATTTACTAAAATCTCCTTTTGGGGGAGAAGGGTGGATTGTTAGTGTAGATGATTTAGAAGATATAATTGGTGGACATGTATGGTTGGGttttatttgtgtatttgggGGAATTTGGCATATTTTAACCAAACCCTTCGCATGGGCTCGCCGTGCATTTGTATGGTCTGGAGAAGCTTACTTGTCTTATAGTTTAGCTGCTTTATCTGTCTTTGGTTTTATCGCTTGTTGTTTTGTATGGTTCAATAATACAGCTTATCCGAGTGAGTTTTATGGACCCACCGGGCCAGAAGCTTCTCAAGCTCAAGCATTTACTTTTCTAGTTAGAGACCAGCGTCTTGGAGCTAATGTGGGATCCGCTCAAGGACCCACAGGTTTAgggaaatatctaatgcgttcccCAACTGGGGAGGTTATCTTTGGAGGGGAAACTATGCGTTTTTGGGACCTTCGTGCTCCATGGTTAGAACCTCTAAGGGGCCCCAACGGTTTGGACTTGAGTAGGTTGAAAAAAGACATACAACCTTGGCAAGAACGGCGCTCAGCAGAATATATGACCCACGCTCCTTTAGGCTCTTTAAATTCCGTGGGTGGCGTAGCGACCGAGATCAATGCAGTTAATTATGTCTCTCCTAGAAGTTGGTTATCAACTTCTCATTTTGTTCTAGGATTCTTCTTTTTTGTGGGCCATTTATGGCATGCAGGAAGAGCCCGAGCTGCTGCAGCAGGTTTTGAAAAGGGAATCGATCGTGATTTGGAACCTGTTCTTTACATGAACCCTCTTAACTAA